In Vanessa cardui chromosome 28, ilVanCard2.1, whole genome shotgun sequence, one genomic interval encodes:
- the LOC124541352 gene encoding endocuticle structural glycoprotein SgAbd-8-like: MSFITLSACQSNDAILRNDFDGPHDDGSYKWAIQTEGGIFHEQRGSFQGSPEPSLLVEGQYQYTAPDGQVINLLYTADENGFHPTGDHLPTPPPIPPQIQRALDYIASLPQRDYQ; this comes from the exons ATGTCATTCATCACGCTGTCGGCTTGTCAGAGCAACGACGCCATCTTGAGGAATGATTTCGACGGCCCCCATGATGACGGCTCGTACAAATGGGCGATACAAACAG AAGGTGGAATATTTCACGAACAGCGGGGGTCGTTTCAAGGCAGCCCAGAACCGAGTCTCCTGGTAGAGGGACAGTACCAGTACACCGCTCCGGATGGGCAG GTCATCAACCTCCTCTATACAGCTGACGAGAACGGTTTTCATCCAACAGGAGACCATTTACCAACTCCTCCCCCCATCCCCCCTCAAATACAACGTGCCTTGGATTATATAGCTTCATTACCACAGAGGgactatcaataa